The genomic region ATTGCAACCGGCACTGGCCGAGGTGTTGACCGGGCTTGCCCCGGATGAGATTGCCGAGCGTGACGGCACGTCCAGCAACCTGTTGAGCGGGTCGAAAAAGACTCGCAATTGGGATGCTTTTGTCAAACGCTGGGATCAAAAGGCCAGTACCGGGGATCATGGGATGCTAGATGTGTTTCTGCGGGCCTTTGCCAAAGCTTACGCCGATGCGACGGGTAAATCCGATCAACCTTGACGGTAGCGGGTTTTTACGCCGTATTCACAACATTCATGAATTGGGGACAAACCCGTGACATTAGACGAATTGCTGACACCTGTTGCGGATGACGCGCCCTGCGGTCCTGATCTGGATGCGACGATGGATGCCGGATATGAAGAATATTATTTCGGTGCCTTGGGCCGGTTGCCTGCCTATTATTACCGCCCCGGTGTTGAACGCCCCGATGGAACCGCTTCGCAGGACATGATCTTTGACAGTGGCGAGGTGGATATCACGACCGAACGCCGCGAGATTGAAAGCCTGCTGACCCGCAGCCGCGATATTCGTCTGCTTGTGCTGCTCGCCCAATGGGAGGCGCTTGCCGGCAGGCTTGATCCCCTGGCCGATGCGGTACAGTCAATTGCCGCACTGCTTGAGACATATGGCGACGATCTGCATCCCCGGCTTGGTGACGGGATAACCGCGCGGCGGGACGCTTTGGGCGATCTGAACAGTCAGGTTACCCTGATCCAGCCGCTCCAGTTTCTCGGGCTGACCGGTACGGATGAGGTCAGCCTGCGCAAAATCCGTGTTGCTGCCGGTGCTGTTACTCCGCTGCAAAACGAACAGGATCTGACTCCCGGTATGATGACCGACGCGCTCAGCGATCCGGGCAATAAAAAACGGTTGGAGCAGCATCATAAGGCATTGTTGCGGCTGGCAGAGGCGCTGGGGCGGATCACCCGGAGCTGTCAGGCGCATGAGGCGGCGGCTTTCACACCTTCCTTTGATCTGCTCACCGCGACGGTCCAGGAAATGCTGGGCGC from Sulfitobacter pacificus harbors:
- a CDS encoding ImpA family type VI secretion system protein, whose amino-acid sequence is MTLDELLTPVADDAPCGPDLDATMDAGYEEYYFGALGRLPAYYYRPGVERPDGTASQDMIFDSGEVDITTERREIESLLTRSRDIRLLVLLAQWEALAGRLDPLADAVQSIAALLETYGDDLHPRLGDGITARRDALGDLNSQVTLIQPLQFLGLTGTDEVSLRKIRVAAGAVTPLQNEQDLTPGMMTDALSDPGNKKRLEQHHKALLRLAEALGRITRSCQAHEAAAFTPSFDLLTATVQEMLGAISSARPELRAAEVQASAAPAPTPSPDMPAAPVAEAATPPAEAITSHSHARLTLEACEHYYRHSEPSSAALLLVTQARLLIGRPLIEALETLLPEKANQAVVDFGPQTGFSLNIDRLRQLTDSAPQSPSPQTDTAESDSPAPDIQSSEQAAGAMRAVETYFLAKERSSPVPLLLQRARSYLARDFQSLVDELVPVVETNQ